A region of Acidithiobacillus ferridurans DNA encodes the following proteins:
- the rpsB gene encoding 30S ribosomal protein S2 — protein sequence MSSNVTMRALLEAGVHFGHQSRYWHPKMAPYLFGERNRIHIINLEHTLPMLRTALSFVEQISRKHGRILFVGTKRQAREAVEQEARRSGAFFVNQRWLGGTLTNFKTIRQSIRRLDELDQMTADGTMEKLTKKEGLTLTRERDKLERSLGGIKDMNGLPDAIFVIDVGHENIAVLEARKLGIPVIGVVDSNCDPLLIDFPIPGNDDATRAIRLYASLVADAILDGRQGGESGLLDEFVEVDEETIEIDAD from the coding sequence ATGAGCAGCAATGTTACCATGCGCGCCCTGTTGGAAGCCGGCGTCCACTTTGGTCACCAATCCCGTTACTGGCACCCGAAAATGGCACCGTACCTTTTCGGTGAGCGTAATCGCATTCACATCATCAATCTCGAACACACTTTGCCCATGCTGCGCACGGCGCTCAGCTTTGTCGAACAGATTTCCCGCAAGCACGGCCGCATCCTTTTTGTCGGTACCAAACGCCAGGCGCGCGAGGCCGTCGAGCAGGAAGCTCGACGCAGCGGCGCCTTCTTTGTGAATCAGCGCTGGCTGGGTGGTACCCTGACCAATTTCAAGACCATCCGCCAGTCCATTCGCCGTCTTGATGAACTGGATCAGATGACGGCTGATGGCACTATGGAAAAACTCACCAAAAAAGAGGGGCTCACCCTGACCCGCGAGCGCGACAAGCTGGAGCGCAGCCTCGGTGGCATCAAGGATATGAATGGTCTGCCGGATGCCATCTTCGTCATCGATGTTGGTCATGAAAATATCGCAGTTCTGGAAGCTCGAAAGCTGGGTATCCCGGTGATCGGTGTGGTGGATAGCAACTGTGATCCGTTGCTCATCGACTTCCCCATCCCCGGTAATGATGATGCCACCCGCGCCATTCGCCTGTACGCCTCGCTGGTAGCCGATGCCATTCTCGATGGTCGTCAGGGTGGAGAGTCCGGGCTGCTTGACGAGTTTGTCGAGGTGGACGAAGAAACCATCGAAATCGACGCAGACTAA
- the tsf gene encoding translation elongation factor Ts — protein MAISAQQVKELRERSGAGMMECKTVLTEANGDMEVAIDLLRARGLAKADKKANRVAAEGVIVTALSEDQKRGVVLEVNCETDFVAKNEDFLALAKDCVGQALAQGLKDAEALLADAGVEERRKSLVSKLGENISLRRLQHLQVMDGVIGAYVHGSRIGVLVALEGRAATSELGRDVAMHVAAARPEVIHPGEVSPERLNREKEILITQAAASGKPADIIEKMISGRLNKLLNEIALTGQPFVKDPDRSVGQLIQSFPGVEVLEFVRFEVGEGIEKAPTADFATEVMAQVRGS, from the coding sequence ATGGCTATCAGTGCACAACAAGTCAAGGAACTGCGTGAGCGCAGCGGCGCCGGCATGATGGAATGTAAAACGGTGCTGACCGAAGCCAATGGCGATATGGAGGTGGCTATCGACCTTTTGCGCGCACGCGGTCTGGCCAAGGCCGATAAAAAGGCGAACCGGGTGGCCGCAGAGGGCGTCATCGTCACCGCCCTCAGCGAGGATCAAAAGCGGGGTGTCGTTCTCGAGGTCAACTGCGAAACGGATTTTGTCGCCAAAAATGAAGATTTCCTGGCGCTGGCGAAGGACTGCGTCGGGCAGGCCTTGGCGCAGGGGCTCAAAGATGCCGAAGCCCTGCTCGCGGATGCCGGAGTGGAAGAGCGGCGTAAAAGTCTGGTCAGCAAACTGGGCGAGAATATCAGTCTGCGTCGCCTGCAGCACCTACAGGTCATGGATGGTGTGATCGGTGCCTATGTTCACGGCAGTCGCATCGGTGTGCTCGTGGCCCTGGAGGGCCGGGCGGCCACCAGTGAACTTGGCCGCGATGTGGCCATGCATGTGGCTGCGGCGCGCCCCGAAGTGATTCATCCCGGCGAAGTATCCCCGGAACGTCTGAATCGTGAAAAGGAAATTTTGATCACCCAGGCGGCAGCCAGCGGCAAGCCGGCAGACATCATTGAAAAGATGATCTCCGGACGTCTGAACAAACTGCTCAACGAAATCGCCCTTACCGGACAGCCGTTTGTCAAAGACCCTGACCGCAGTGTCGGCCAGTTGATACAGAGCTTTCCTGGCGTCGAGGTGCTGGAGTTCGTCCGCTTTGAAGTGGGGGAGGGGATAGAAAAGGCCCCCACCGCAGATTTTGCGACCGAGGTCATGGCGCAGGTCCGGGGGTCCTGA
- the pyrH gene encoding UMP kinase produces the protein MAAPLYSRILLKLSGEALMGDGQYGVDREVVQRIAREVKDVSDTGVQIAIVIGGGNIFRGMAKAAEGMDRATADYMGMLATVMNALAVQDALEHLGLPTRVLSALHIEQVAEPYIRRRAIRHLEKGRVVIFGAGTGNPFFTTDTAASLRAVEINAELVLKGTKVDGVYTDDPVSHPEAMRYRELSYSQVLEQNLQVMDATAITLCRDNDMPIIVFSINKSGALMRVMLGEEEGTSVRREIA, from the coding sequence GTGGCGGCGCCCTTGTATTCCCGCATTCTCCTCAAGCTTAGCGGCGAGGCGCTCATGGGCGATGGTCAGTACGGTGTGGACCGTGAGGTCGTACAGCGCATAGCCAGGGAAGTCAAGGATGTCTCCGACACCGGAGTACAGATCGCCATCGTGATCGGTGGCGGTAATATTTTCCGGGGTATGGCCAAGGCGGCCGAAGGTATGGACCGCGCCACCGCCGACTACATGGGTATGCTGGCGACGGTCATGAATGCCCTCGCCGTGCAGGATGCCCTGGAGCACCTCGGTCTGCCGACCCGGGTGCTGTCGGCGCTGCATATCGAACAGGTCGCGGAGCCTTATATCCGGCGGCGTGCTATCCGCCATCTGGAAAAGGGACGGGTAGTCATCTTCGGCGCTGGTACCGGGAATCCCTTTTTTACCACCGATACGGCGGCCAGCCTGCGCGCGGTGGAAATCAATGCCGAACTAGTGCTCAAGGGGACCAAGGTAGACGGTGTTTACACCGACGATCCCGTCAGCCACCCCGAGGCCATGCGCTACCGGGAACTGTCCTATAGCCAGGTGTTGGAGCAAAACTTACAGGTTATGGATGCGACGGCTATCACCCTCTGCCGCGATAATGACATGCCGATCATCGTTTTTTCCATCAACAAATCCGGCGCATTGATGCGGGTGATGCTGGGTGAAGAGGAAGGCACTTCCGTGCGCAGAGAGATTGCATGA
- the frr gene encoding ribosome recycling factor has translation MKKSIESLKGELTRLRTGRASAGLLDHVQLDYYGAPTPLAQVASVSVADARSLLVTPWEKNLIPKIDKAIRDAGLGLNPVAGSDNVRVPLPALSEERRKEMVKVVRQEGEGARVAIRNIRRDSISQVKELHKQKTISEDEERRAEEEFQKLTDRYIDEVDAVVEAKEADLMEV, from the coding sequence ATGAAGAAGAGCATTGAGTCGCTGAAGGGCGAGCTTACCCGGCTGCGTACTGGCCGGGCCAGTGCCGGTCTGCTGGATCACGTACAATTGGACTACTACGGGGCGCCGACGCCACTGGCGCAGGTCGCCTCGGTTTCGGTGGCGGATGCTCGTTCACTGCTGGTGACTCCGTGGGAAAAGAACCTGATTCCCAAAATTGACAAGGCCATTCGTGACGCCGGTCTGGGGCTCAATCCGGTGGCGGGTTCGGATAATGTTCGCGTGCCCTTGCCAGCGCTTTCAGAGGAACGTCGTAAGGAAATGGTAAAGGTGGTCCGGCAGGAAGGGGAGGGCGCACGCGTGGCGATTCGGAACATCCGTCGCGACAGCATTTCTCAGGTCAAGGAACTCCATAAGCAGAAGACCATCTCCGAAGATGAAGAGCGACGGGCTGAGGAAGAGTTTCAGAAGCTGACGGACCGTTATATTGACGAGGTGGATGCTGTGGTGGAGGCCAAGGAAGCTGACCTCATGGAGGTCTGA
- a CDS encoding isoprenyl transferase, which produces MPSADLTPPAMPRHIAVIMDGNGRWAYRRHLPRVAGHRRGAEVVREMVQSCADLGIPYLTLFAFSTENWRRPAIEVRLLMNLFRLLLRREARKLHENGVRLHIIGDRSALDPEICQLIDEAETLTRNNQRLQLNLAVNYGGRWDIAQAARAAMAAVQAGDLSLEDFSAAHIARHLCLADIPEPDLLIRTGGEERISNFLLWQLAYTEFYFSDTLWPDFNRAALEHALHSFAHRQRRFGRTGDQVLEGDCSVSD; this is translated from the coding sequence ATGCCTTCCGCCGACCTGACCCCGCCTGCCATGCCCCGCCACATTGCCGTCATCATGGATGGCAATGGTCGGTGGGCGTACCGTCGGCACTTGCCACGGGTGGCCGGTCATCGCCGCGGTGCCGAGGTGGTCCGGGAGATGGTGCAGTCCTGCGCGGATCTCGGTATTCCCTACCTGACGCTTTTCGCTTTCAGCACCGAGAACTGGCGACGTCCAGCCATTGAGGTTCGTTTGCTGATGAATCTGTTCCGTCTTTTGCTGCGGCGGGAAGCACGCAAGTTGCATGAGAATGGCGTTCGTCTGCATATCATCGGTGATCGCAGCGCACTGGATCCGGAGATATGCCAGCTCATCGATGAGGCGGAGACGCTCACCCGCAACAATCAGCGACTCCAGCTCAATCTGGCGGTGAATTATGGCGGACGTTGGGATATTGCACAGGCAGCACGAGCGGCGATGGCGGCGGTACAGGCGGGGGATCTCTCCCTTGAAGATTTCTCCGCCGCACATATTGCCCGGCATCTTTGTCTGGCAGACATCCCCGAGCCCGACCTGCTGATCCGTACCGGTGGCGAGGAGCGTATCAGTAACTTTCTGCTTTGGCAGTTGGCTTATACCGAGTTTTACTTCAGCGATACGCTGTGGCCGGATTTCAACCGCGCAGCTCTGGAGCATGCGCTGCATTCTTTCGCGCATCGGCAACGGCGCTTCGGACGGACGGGCGATCAGGTGCTGGAGGGCGATTGCTCCGTCAGCGACTGA
- a CDS encoding phosphatidate cytidylyltransferase yields the protein MLRQRLITASLLFLLVLVLIFWAPFLVFLVFLMLLAFLAGQEWGHLSLIAWPNGLALVLAALPAMLIFSQHLPWYTLAQGSVIWWVLLAVLLMLMPPSLLRGAAAWQRPVSAMAVFPVLLPALLFSLSLQQRAPQFLLWVILVISADDVGAMTFGKIWGRHRLVPRISPGKTWEGLLGGLLGSAIMGTLGAWIWVGAATPILLSGTFLGLITGAFAILGDLSESFLKRRADCKDSGQLLPGHGGLLDRLDSMSAGIPVFVAGLYYLDWWK from the coding sequence TTGCTCCGTCAGCGACTGATTACCGCTTCTTTGTTATTCCTGCTGGTTCTTGTGCTGATCTTTTGGGCACCTTTCCTCGTTTTCCTCGTTTTCCTCATGTTGCTGGCGTTCCTGGCAGGACAGGAGTGGGGTCATCTCAGTCTGATAGCCTGGCCAAACGGGCTGGCGCTGGTATTGGCAGCACTGCCTGCGATGCTCATCTTCTCGCAGCATCTTCCCTGGTACACCCTGGCACAGGGCAGCGTGATCTGGTGGGTGTTACTCGCGGTGTTGCTGATGCTGATGCCGCCCTCTCTGTTACGCGGGGCCGCGGCCTGGCAGCGTCCGGTGAGCGCTATGGCGGTCTTTCCTGTGCTTTTGCCTGCTTTGTTATTCAGTCTGTCCTTGCAGCAGCGTGCTCCACAGTTTTTGTTATGGGTGATTCTGGTCATCAGTGCGGATGATGTAGGTGCGATGACATTTGGTAAAATCTGGGGGCGTCACCGATTAGTGCCACGTATCAGCCCTGGCAAGACTTGGGAGGGCTTACTGGGCGGCTTGCTTGGCAGCGCCATTATGGGCACACTGGGCGCGTGGATATGGGTAGGTGCGGCCACGCCGATACTCCTTTCCGGCACCTTCTTGGGTTTGATTACGGGTGCTTTCGCGATCTTGGGAGATCTTTCCGAGAGTTTTTTGAAACGCCGCGCCGATTGCAAGGATAGTGGCCAGTTGTTGCCGGGGCATGGCGGCCTGCTGGATCGCTTGGACAGCATGAGCGCAGGCATCCCGGTGTTTGTCGCCGGGCTTTATTATCTGGATTGGTGGAAATGA
- the ispC gene encoding 1-deoxy-D-xylulose-5-phosphate reductoisomerase: MTRGICILGATGSIGKSTLDVVSRHPDQFRIVALTGNHRVAEMQLLCQQHHPELVVMAAPEAAQQLRMGLGDAGLKNIQVESGPEALAEAARMSGVDEVMAAIVGAAGLLPTLAAVEAGKKVYLANKECLVMAGNLFMERVRQHQVTLLPIDSEHNAVFQCFADGKGVRRILLTASGGPFRTWSAEHLAVVTPDQACAHPNWVMGRKISVDSATMMNKGLEVIEAHWLFDLPASRIDVLIHPQSIIHSMVEYVDGSVLAQLGNPDMRTPIAHALAFPERMESGVSSLDLAHGPDLQFETPDLQRFPCLALAFDALQAGGAAATVLNAANEIAVHAFLEGYLPFLRIAAVVEDTLGELQPAAPNCLDDVLAIDQLAREVALRHLARHGSGMQ, translated from the coding sequence ATGACACGAGGCATCTGCATACTCGGGGCTACGGGCTCCATTGGCAAAAGCACCCTGGATGTGGTGTCGCGCCACCCGGACCAATTCCGGATCGTCGCGCTTACCGGCAATCACCGTGTGGCAGAGATGCAGTTGCTTTGTCAGCAACATCATCCCGAGTTGGTGGTTATGGCTGCCCCGGAAGCGGCGCAGCAGTTGCGGATGGGGCTAGGCGATGCTGGCCTCAAGAACATCCAGGTGGAGAGTGGCCCGGAGGCGCTTGCCGAAGCGGCGCGCATGTCCGGCGTCGATGAGGTGATGGCAGCCATTGTGGGCGCTGCCGGTCTGTTACCGACCCTGGCCGCCGTAGAAGCCGGGAAAAAGGTCTATTTGGCTAACAAGGAATGTCTGGTGATGGCGGGCAACCTCTTCATGGAGCGCGTGCGACAGCATCAGGTGACGTTGCTTCCCATCGATAGTGAGCATAATGCTGTATTCCAGTGCTTTGCAGATGGCAAAGGCGTGCGCCGTATTCTGCTGACGGCTTCCGGAGGACCGTTCAGGACCTGGTCGGCGGAGCATCTGGCGGTGGTGACGCCGGACCAGGCCTGTGCCCATCCCAACTGGGTCATGGGCCGAAAAATCTCCGTAGACTCTGCAACCATGATGAATAAGGGGCTGGAGGTCATCGAGGCGCATTGGCTCTTTGACCTCCCCGCCTCCCGGATCGACGTGCTGATTCATCCTCAGAGCATTATCCATTCCATGGTGGAATATGTGGATGGTTCCGTGCTGGCGCAATTGGGCAACCCCGATATGCGCACTCCCATTGCCCATGCTCTGGCTTTTCCAGAGCGCATGGAAAGTGGGGTTTCGTCTCTGGATCTGGCGCATGGGCCGGACCTTCAGTTCGAGACACCAGACTTACAGCGGTTCCCTTGCCTGGCCCTCGCCTTTGATGCCCTGCAGGCAGGGGGAGCCGCAGCGACGGTGCTGAACGCGGCGAATGAGATTGCCGTACACGCCTTTCTGGAAGGATACCTGCCGTTTCTGCGAATTGCGGCCGTCGTTGAAGATACCCTTGGTGAATTGCAGCCCGCCGCCCCGAACTGTCTGGACGATGTGCTGGCTATCGACCAACTGGCACGGGAGGTGGCGCTCCGCCACCTGGCCCGGCATGGATCGGGTATGCAGTGA
- the rseP gene encoding RIP metalloprotease RseP — MQILETIGAFILAIGTLVLIHESGHFIVAKTMGVKVLRFSIGFGPALISHRWGRDQTEYVIAALPLGGYVKMLGEQEQEGEPVSAEDSKRAFVNLAPGKRFLIALAGPLANLLFAVVAYAGVAWLGIPGLAPIVGLVQDHSPAAHAQLQPGERIATLNGQAVHTWEDVRLGLLSAAIARTPVTLQTIGGNGARLNHVLRLQTLTADSVGPDFVSKVIGMEPYLPAVIGAVQPHSPAQQAGLAAGDRILAVDAQEIFSWEGLARQVESHPGKAIQLRYLTAQGLAKTVHLTPQMFLDKSGKPVGRIGILMAPLPENLIVLRQRGPLEGFIYGARTTWQMSLMTVVMIVRMVQGFVSPSNISGPITIAEYAGQSAHAGLAPFLSFLGLVSISLGVLNLLPIPILDGGHLMFYAVEMVRGKALPAVVVQKAQQIGIVLLLMLMSFAFYNDIMRLLTP; from the coding sequence ATGCAGATTCTTGAGACCATAGGGGCCTTTATTCTGGCTATCGGCACCCTTGTGCTGATTCATGAGTCGGGCCATTTCATCGTCGCCAAAACAATGGGCGTCAAGGTGCTCAGGTTCAGCATCGGTTTTGGACCGGCCCTGATTAGCCATCGCTGGGGAAGGGATCAGACGGAGTATGTGATTGCCGCGCTTCCCCTCGGTGGCTACGTCAAAATGCTCGGTGAGCAGGAGCAGGAAGGTGAACCGGTTTCGGCGGAGGACAGCAAACGGGCCTTTGTCAACCTTGCTCCCGGCAAACGTTTTCTGATTGCGCTGGCGGGACCGTTGGCCAATCTGCTTTTTGCCGTGGTTGCTTATGCGGGTGTGGCGTGGCTCGGCATTCCGGGTTTGGCGCCCATTGTCGGTCTGGTACAGGATCATTCTCCGGCGGCCCACGCGCAGTTGCAGCCCGGCGAACGCATCGCGACGCTCAACGGACAGGCCGTACATACCTGGGAGGATGTGCGTCTGGGACTGCTGTCTGCGGCTATTGCGCGTACCCCGGTGACCCTGCAGACGATAGGTGGCAACGGCGCCCGGCTCAACCATGTGCTGCGCCTGCAGACCCTTACCGCAGATAGTGTCGGACCGGATTTTGTCAGTAAAGTCATTGGCATGGAGCCATACCTGCCGGCCGTCATCGGCGCCGTGCAGCCCCATAGTCCGGCGCAGCAGGCCGGGTTGGCGGCGGGAGATCGCATCCTTGCGGTCGATGCGCAGGAGATTTTCAGTTGGGAGGGGTTGGCGCGGCAGGTCGAGTCCCATCCTGGCAAGGCCATCCAGTTGCGTTATCTGACCGCGCAGGGTCTCGCGAAAACGGTGCATCTCACTCCACAGATGTTTCTCGACAAGTCCGGAAAGCCCGTTGGTCGTATTGGTATCCTCATGGCGCCGTTGCCCGAAAACCTGATCGTTCTGCGGCAACGCGGCCCTCTGGAGGGGTTCATCTACGGGGCGCGAACGACCTGGCAAATGTCGCTGATGACTGTCGTGATGATCGTGCGAATGGTGCAGGGCTTTGTTTCTCCGTCCAATATCAGTGGACCCATCACCATCGCGGAGTATGCCGGGCAGTCGGCGCATGCCGGTCTCGCGCCGTTTTTATCCTTTCTCGGGTTGGTCAGTATCAGTCTGGGGGTGCTCAACCTTCTCCCTATTCCGATTCTGGATGGCGGGCATCTGATGTTTTACGCCGTGGAGATGGTGCGCGGCAAGGCGCTCCCTGCGGTAGTGGTGCAAAAAGCGCAGCAGATCGGTATAGTGCTGCTTCTGATGCTCATGTCCTTCGCCTTCTACAATGATATTATGAGATTGCTGACACCGTGA
- the bamA gene encoding outer membrane protein assembly factor BamA, translated as MKKFSLSSAPVILLSAGVACVTAAWAAPAWAFTPFTVRNIEIRGLEHIAPGTVYNYLPIHIGEQVDDQKAQQAIKDLYSTGFFKDVTIARSDNNLLVIVQERPIISSIKMTGIKAFSKSEVNGTLKGVGLVDRHIFNHSILDQVIHGLQEQYEGMGYYNARIHARVEKLPRNRVAIHIDAKEGEQATIKQVTIVGNHAFSESRLRGLFSIGAPDAFSFFTKNDRYSREKLMKGLEKLHNFYLDRGYLNFDVESTQVQVTPDRRFVYITVNVHEGSLYHIQSVGLTGNLIVPRPELEKLVEIKPGEVFSRAKINDTNNAIADKLGNLGYAFANTTPVPKVNEKTHEVALNFEVDPGRKVYIRRIEITGNDKSRDYVVRRQFRQMEGALYDGSLIRRSKMRLQQTGFYDKIDTKTVPVPGHPDQLDLDVHVSERPTGSFSIGVGYSNAQGILFNGSISQNNFMGTGNALAFSANVGGLGTAYNLSFTDPYFTPDGISLGVNLYRNDTNLSTLMVAPYQEIDYGATVTLGIPVMQYVYDYMSLGFSNTNINLTSGSPQIYTDYVNTFGNTATAVTVGNDLTYDSRNSPIFPTKGVYGTLSLRAAVPPAKLRWYKAEIKGEYYHPITSWLTGGLSGRYGFINGYGGLKVPFFNNFYLGGPTTLPGYQTYSLGPQIGGYPVGGTRELLFNANLYFPLPGLADNNNFRMSVFLASGWVYGVNSNTSGSIYNYSNNYFPNLSEMRTTAGIGFMWISPMGPLRLSLAVPLDKKPGDLTQPLQFTVGNNF; from the coding sequence GTGAAAAAATTCAGCCTCAGCTCCGCCCCCGTCATCCTCCTTTCCGCCGGAGTGGCTTGTGTCACCGCCGCATGGGCAGCACCGGCCTGGGCATTTACGCCCTTTACGGTCAGGAATATAGAAATTCGTGGTCTGGAGCATATCGCACCGGGCACGGTCTACAACTACCTGCCCATTCACATCGGCGAGCAGGTGGATGATCAGAAGGCGCAGCAGGCCATCAAGGATCTCTATTCCACGGGATTCTTCAAGGATGTGACCATCGCCCGTTCTGACAACAATCTGCTGGTCATCGTGCAGGAGCGACCCATCATCTCCAGCATCAAGATGACGGGCATCAAGGCTTTTTCCAAAAGCGAAGTGAACGGCACGCTCAAGGGCGTCGGTCTGGTGGATAGACACATCTTCAATCATTCGATCCTGGATCAGGTGATTCATGGTCTGCAGGAACAATATGAGGGCATGGGCTATTACAACGCCCGGATTCATGCGCGGGTGGAAAAATTGCCGCGCAATCGGGTGGCCATCCATATCGACGCTAAGGAAGGCGAGCAGGCGACCATTAAGCAAGTGACCATTGTTGGTAATCATGCCTTCAGTGAAAGCCGTTTGCGTGGCCTTTTTAGTATCGGTGCGCCGGATGCTTTTTCCTTCTTCACCAAAAATGATCGTTATTCGCGTGAAAAACTCATGAAGGGTCTGGAGAAACTGCATAATTTTTATCTGGACCGGGGCTATCTCAACTTCGATGTTGAATCCACTCAGGTGCAGGTGACGCCGGATCGCCGCTTTGTGTATATCACCGTTAACGTGCATGAGGGTAGTCTCTATCATATCCAGTCGGTGGGCCTGACGGGTAACCTGATCGTGCCGAGGCCGGAACTGGAAAAACTGGTGGAGATCAAACCTGGCGAAGTGTTTTCCCGGGCTAAAATCAACGACACCAATAATGCCATTGCAGATAAGCTTGGAAACCTGGGTTACGCGTTCGCCAATACCACACCGGTGCCCAAGGTGAATGAAAAAACGCATGAGGTGGCGCTGAACTTCGAGGTGGATCCCGGTCGCAAGGTCTATATCCGCCGCATCGAGATCACCGGCAATGACAAAAGCCGGGACTATGTGGTCAGGCGCCAATTCCGGCAGATGGAGGGTGCGCTTTATGACGGCTCGCTGATCCGGCGTTCCAAGATGCGTCTGCAGCAGACGGGTTTTTACGACAAGATCGATACAAAAACCGTACCGGTCCCGGGGCATCCTGACCAACTGGACCTGGATGTTCACGTGAGCGAAAGGCCTACAGGCAGTTTCAGCATCGGTGTCGGCTATTCCAATGCCCAGGGTATCCTATTCAACGGCTCGATCAGCCAGAACAACTTTATGGGTACGGGTAACGCCCTGGCGTTCTCGGCTAACGTAGGCGGTCTGGGGACGGCGTATAACCTGTCTTTTACCGATCCGTATTTTACGCCGGACGGCATCAGTCTGGGCGTTAATCTGTATCGCAACGATACCAACCTCTCTACCCTGATGGTGGCACCATATCAGGAGATCGATTACGGCGCGACCGTTACCCTGGGTATTCCGGTGATGCAGTATGTCTATGATTACATGTCGTTGGGGTTCAGTAATACGAATATCAATCTGACTTCTGGAAGTCCACAAATATATACTGACTATGTAAACACGTTTGGCAATACCGCCACTGCGGTGACGGTTGGCAACGATCTTACCTATGACAGCCGTAACTCACCGATTTTTCCCACCAAAGGGGTTTATGGGACTTTATCGCTGAGGGCTGCAGTACCTCCTGCAAAGCTCCGCTGGTATAAGGCGGAGATCAAAGGGGAATATTATCATCCCATTACCTCCTGGCTGACGGGCGGATTGAGCGGGCGTTATGGTTTTATCAACGGTTATGGCGGGCTAAAGGTGCCATTCTTTAATAACTTCTATCTGGGTGGTCCGACCACCTTGCCGGGTTATCAGACCTACTCGTTGGGCCCACAGATAGGTGGTTATCCAGTGGGTGGCACGCGCGAGCTACTTTTTAACGCCAATCTGTATTTCCCGCTGCCGGGTCTGGCGGATAATAACAACTTCCGGATGTCGGTATTTCTCGCAAGTGGTTGGGTCTATGGCGTGAATTCCAACACGAGTGGTTCAATATATAATTATAGCAATAATTACTTCCCGAATTTAAGCGAAATGCGGACCACAGCGGGCATCGGCTTCATGTGGATCAGCCCGATGGGGCCGCTGCGCCTGTCTTTGGCCGTCCCGCTGGACAAGAAGCCGGGTGACCTGACCCAGCCCTTGCAGTTTACTGTGGGTAACAACTTTTGA
- a CDS encoding OmpH family outer membrane protein, which yields MGMKWRLRLGVVLLFTLTSVAAWADPLKIGFVDLDRALRELPEAQAGAASLNKQVEAKQKEMEARRQQIDALQKTLEKDFPHLTNAQRQEREAQLQGMILHLQQFQRQAQDSLNYQRNQILKSIQDRLVKVVSRIGRAGHYTVILNDKSVLYVNGAIDITPQVVAAMENKLATGKMNGGK from the coding sequence ATGGGTATGAAATGGCGACTGCGTCTCGGGGTGGTTCTCCTGTTTACGCTGACGTCTGTTGCAGCGTGGGCGGACCCGCTGAAGATCGGTTTTGTGGATCTCGACCGCGCGTTGCGCGAATTGCCTGAGGCACAGGCTGGCGCAGCCAGCCTCAACAAGCAGGTAGAGGCGAAGCAGAAAGAGATGGAGGCCAGGCGCCAGCAGATCGACGCATTGCAAAAGACCCTGGAAAAAGATTTTCCACATTTGACGAATGCACAGCGGCAGGAAAGGGAGGCGCAATTGCAGGGCATGATTCTCCATTTGCAGCAGTTCCAGCGCCAAGCCCAGGATAGCCTCAATTATCAGCGTAATCAGATTCTGAAAAGCATTCAGGACCGGTTGGTCAAAGTGGTGAGCAGGATCGGGCGCGCCGGGCATTATACGGTGATCCTCAATGACAAGTCTGTGCTTTATGTCAATGGCGCCATCGATATCACTCCGCAGGTGGTGGCAGCGATGGAGAACAAACTTGCCACCGGTAAAATGAACGGTGGTAAATAG